One part of the Vanessa cardui chromosome 2, ilVanCard2.1, whole genome shotgun sequence genome encodes these proteins:
- the LOC124540481 gene encoding uncharacterized protein LOC124540481: MSEPQFLERSCLKEGSMSVPVSVNNLPQHWKEFACGGGAAFCNILISYPLNKLIFRQMMHGVEATFALNQLQKEGMGFLYRGMLPPLLQRSMSMSLMFGVYDESLQPLLDQKINPYVAKTIAGVVAGCFEATLMPFERLQTLLIHPKYHKKFKNTAHATSHIARYYGIKEFYRGMIPILLRNGPSNAMFFIIRDEVKVRLPKQENMLYDSIQNFVAGASIGAFLSTLFYPLNVIKIAMQCELGGPHRTLIYEFNYILKKRGSKFTNFYHEVLHELITESKRPNYRLDYRYEKAFDAFYKLHPEAVNWYQARMRCEAENTQLLVPANLDEADSIPLLIAPILTKYEGVYVGIHDLYSERTFVTIKGSYVQDSILELLWELKQPVHSAGRCVATRRNGRLFVHPCSEQLPFACKIKASSVIYYPDCDTYDARWKLGPNSTCYITHIEPQKWHEAYSTCYSAGGHLAILDTRQEAEFIRDVFKQVDQHKTPGDFAFLGFSDLFQRYHYRTVVGDRLAENQLDWDFKCPNNITSTDEERCGGFKRSGLLATGNCDIPSMFFCEKPASGTFKNRTILRNLSKAFSRKTPFEENDYFY; the protein is encoded by the exons ATGTCTGAGCCACAGTTCCTAGAACGAAGCTGTCTAAAGGAAGGCAGTATGTCAGTACCAGTCAGTGTCAATAATCTCCCTCAGCATTGGAAAGAGTTTGCATGCGGCGGGGGAGCAGCTTTCTGTAACATTCTCATTAGCTATCCACTGAATAAACTCATATTTAGACAA ATGATGCACGGAGTGGAAGCTACATTTGCATTAAACCAGTTGCAGAAAGAGGGTATGGGATTTTTGTACCGAGGTATGCTCCCGCCCTTATTGCAGAGATCTATGTCAATGTCACTTATGTTCGGAGTCTATGATGAATCCTTGCAACCTCTCTTAGACCAAAAAATTAACCCTTATGTTGCTAAAACTATTGCGGGTGTTGTGGCTGGCTGCTTTGAAGCAACTCTTATGCCATTTGAAAGACTACAAACTCTGCTCATTCATCCAAAATATCATAAGAAGTTCAAGAACACAGCCCATGCTACAAGTCACATTGCTAGATATTACGGAATTAAAGAATTCTATAGAGGAATGATACCAATTCTGTTAAGGAATGGTCCCTCTAATgctatgttttttataatacgagATGAAGTAAAGGTAAGGTTGCCTAAACAAGAAAATATGTTGTATGACAGCATACAAAATTTTGTAGCGGGTGCATCTATTGGTGCATTCTTAAGCACATTGTTTTATCCCCTAAATGTCATTAAGATAGCTATGCAGTGCGAGTTAGGAGGTCCTCACCGAACCCTTATTTATGAATTCAACTATATTCTTAAGAAGCGTGGTTCTAAGTTTACGAATTTCTACCATG aagTACTCCATGAACTAATAACAGAGTCAAAAAGGCCGAATTATCGATTGGACTACAGATATGAGAAGGCATTCGACGCATTTTACAAATTACACCCTGAAGCTGTAAATTGGTATCAAGCGCGTATGCGTTGTGAAGCGGAGAATACTCAATTATTAGTACCGGCAAACCTCGACGAGGCTGACAGCATACCCCTGCTTATAGCTCCAATTCTCACCAAATATGAAGGCGTCTATGTGGGTATTCATGATTTGTATTCAGAGAGAACATTTGTTACCATTAAAG gAAGTTATGTACAAGACTCGATATTAGAATTGTTGTGGGAACTGAAACAGCCAGTTCACAGCGCTGGTCGTTGTGTCGCTACGCGTCGAAATGGACGACTCTTCGTACATCCGTGTTCAGAACAACTCCCATTTGCATGTAAAATAAAAGCTTCGAGTGTGATTTATTACCCAGATTGTGATACTTATGACGCAC gCTGGAAGTTGGGTCCTAATAGCACATGTTACATTACGCATATTGAACCTCAAAAATGGCACGAAGCGTATTCAACTTGTTACTCTGCGGGTGGTCACCTCGCAATCTTGGACACACGGCAAGAGGCTGAGTTTATCCGTGATGTGTTCAAGCAAGTAGACCAGCACAAGACACCTGGTGACTTCGCATTCCTTGGATTCAGCGATTTATTTCAAAGATACCATTATCGCACGGTTgtcg GTGATCGTTTAGCGGAAAATCAATTAGACTGGGATTTTAAGTGTCCAAATAATATTACATCAACTGACGAGGAGCGCTGTGGAGGCTTTAAGCGAAGTGGACTGCTAGCCACTGGGAATTGCGATATTCCATCTATGTTCTTCTGTGAAAAACCCGCTAGTGGCACATTCAAAAATCGGACTATACTTCGAAATTTATCTAAGGCGTTCTCTCGGAAGACTCCCTTTGAAGAAAATgactacttttattaa
- the LOC124537205 gene encoding retinol dehydrogenase 12-like — protein sequence MPIFSGRCYSNVKLVGKTAVVTGCNTGIGKETVLDFYKRGARVIMACRSQEKAEATKVEIEQKCKDMSEKGDLIIEKCDLSSLNSVRQFSKKILDREAQINILVNNAGVMMCPKGYTEDGFETQFGTNHLAHFLLTMLLIPRMRNSTPARIVTVSSKAHTRHGINFDDLNYEKRQYSAAEAYSQSKLANVLFSRELAAKLKENNITGINTYSLHPGVIRTELGRHLDEVLFKGSRRMIGFVLYPFMKTPEQGAQTTIYCSVDEKCANETGLYYSDCVVTNPDRKALNDEHAKMLWEKSMELVKLNDYNPFTASDPGVTST from the exons atgcctATTTTTAGTGGACGTTGTTACAGTAATGTTAAACTAGTCGGAAAAACAGCCGTAGTCACAGGTTGTAATACTGGTATTGGAAAAGAAACTGTATTGGATTTTTATAAAAgag gTGCTAGAGTTATTATGGCCTGTAGGAGTCAAGAAAAAGCAGAAGCGACGAAAGTTGAAATTGAACAAAAATGCAAGGATATGTCTGAAAAGGGtgatttaataatagaaaaatgtGACTTGTCATCTCTGAACTCCGTAAGACaattttcaaagaaaattttGGACAGAGAGGCACAGATAAACATTCTGGTGAATAATGCAGGAGTTATGATGTGTCCAAAAGGATACACAGAAGACGGGTTTGAAACTCAATTTGGTACCAATCACTTGGCACATTTTTTGTTAACTATGTTGCTTATACCTCGTATGAGAAATAGCACACCAGCAAGAATTGTAACAGTTTCATCCAAAGCTCATActa GACATGGaattaattttgatgatttgAACTACGAAAAAAGACAATACAGTGCAGCAGAGGCATATTCACAAAGCAAACTTGCCAATGTATTGTTTTCTAGAGAACTAGCAGCTAAATTaaag gaGAATAATATAACGGGAATAAACACATACAGCCTACATCCTGGAGTAATAAGAACAGAACTAGGTCGTCATTTAGATGAGGTTTTATTCAAGGGATCAAGAAGAATGATAGGCTTTGTGTTATATCCTTTCATGAAGACTCCAGAGCAAGGTGCTCAGACGACTATTTATTGTTCAGTGGATGAAAAATGCGCTAATGAAACTGGTTTATACTAcag TGATTGTGTGGTCACAAATCCAGACAGAAAAGCACTCAATGATGAACATGCCAAAATGTTATGGGAGAAGTCTATGGAACTTGTAAAGTTGAATGATTACAACCCATTTACAGCAAGTGACCCCGGAGTAACCAGTACATAA
- the LOC124537197 gene encoding lysosomal acid phosphatase-like — protein MEYENDDTWRRSSSPKEVSCHPIPKKSTTTAVIVLGLAVLSCLLGYCVLSETLPYESKTLRLVIIFFRHGARTPVTTYKSDPFKNYQWPDGLGSLTNTGKLQLYELGKKYRTYYANFIPEEYYEKEVYIKSSDKSRCMMSAYTFLAGLFPPSERQMWHPEIAWQPIPVHSLPRHLDNVVAATKPCKVWKAMYNELLDEKNADPKFTEIFDYLSKYTNQTMRSVLDVDFLYSTLQTQQEAGLKLPEWTKNVFPHKMKVPFMLSLALLSYNSTLQKFHTGPLLGEIKQYLQESVNHVNIDRSLYIYSGHDVNVVSLWRALGFEELIEPEYGASLAIELHEEVEQDNFFIRLFYRNNTKVEVPMELKLPFCNDPCTYERFAEYLDLLVPHDWEIECQN, from the exons ATGGAGTACGAAAACGATGATACTTGGCGAAGATCCAGCTCCCCTAAGGAGGTTTCCTGCCACCCCATTCCAAAGAAATCAACTACTACAGCAGTTATCGTGCTTGGACTAGCTGTTTTAAGTTGCTTACTTGGCTACTGTGTATTGAGTGAAACTCTACCTTACGAATCGAAAACATTACGCCtagttattatt TTCTTTCGACATGGAGCTAGGACGCCAGTTACAACATATAAAAGCGATCccttcaaaaattatcagtggcCTGATGGTCTTGGCAGTCTTACAAAT acCGGTAAACTACAGTTGTATGAATTGGGTAAAAAATACCGCACCTATTATGCTAACTTCATACCTGAAGAATACTATGAGAAAGAAGTATATATAAAGAGCAGTGACAAGTCCAGGTGTATGATGAGTGCATACACTTTCTTGGCTGGCCTATTTCCCCCTTCTGAAAGACAGATGTGGCACCCTGAGATAGCTTGGCAACCAATTCCTGTACATTCACTACCGAGACATCTTGACAAT GTTGTAGCAGCCACAAAGCCTTGTAAAGTGTGGAAAGCAATGTACAATGAGCTGTTAGATGAGAAAAATGCGGATCCAAAATTTACAGAAATTTTTGACTACTTGAGTAAATATACAAACCAAACCATGCGAAGTGTATTGGATGTGGACTTCCTGTACAGCACACTACAAACACAGCAGGAAGCTGGCTTGAAACTTCCCGAGTGGACTAAAAATGTTTTTCCACACAAAATGAAGGTTCCATTTATGCTTAGTTTGGCTTTGCTTTCTTACAATTCAACCCTACAAAAGTTTCATACCG GTCCACTCCTTGGTGAAATAAAACAGTACCTACAAGAAAGTGTGAACCATGTTAACATTGATCGCTCTTTGTACATTTATTCTGGTCATGATGTTAATGTTGTATCTCTGTGGCGTGCTTTAGGCTTTGAAGAACTTATTGAGCCAGAATATGGAGCAAGTTTAGCAATTGAATTGCATGAAGAGGTTGAACAGGACAATTTCTTTATCAGG TTGTTCTACCGCAACAACACTAAAGTTGAAGTACCGATGGAACTAAAGCTACCATTTTGTAATGATCCCTGTACTTACGAGAGATTTGCTGAATATCTCGATTTGCTTGTACCACATGATTGGGAAATTGaatgtcaaaattaa
- the LOC124539608 gene encoding uncharacterized protein LOC124539608, with the protein MNQYQTERRLSWCYGLLAVLLGVSVISTAIPYNHWRATLDVCPGSWLENTNCGCIFYGVSTFQYFSGGHNSYCLYVIFAPLPIIVYALVMTLFHMYRVCINNIGQYESEKSTTVEEIEGESIIVTSRARTSQTNDAVIYCWIPTSCIAAVFTIYNLEHAAIMTDGFLKTCQQYRGYLVRELHATGDHATAIHFRLSCQAIFDFMDYIQKDAPNSRRGDFINTGIALQLALITTWLAVILWIVVAAYTAIRAYKERDVMTCCGN; encoded by the exons atgaatcagTATCAGACAGAAAGACGTCTTTCCTGGTGTTATGGCTTGTTGGCTGTTCTACTTGGTGTTTCTGTAATAAGCACAGCAATACCATACAATCACTGGCGAGCGACACTAGATGTCTGTCCTGGCAGTTGGCTTGAGAACACAAATTGTGGCTGCATTTTCTATGGAGTTAGTACATTTCAATATTTCAGTGGAGGACATAATTCCTATTGCCTATATGTTATTTTTGCCCCATTACCAATAATAGTATATGCATTAGTGATGACTCTATTTCATATGTATAGAgtttgcattaataatattggacaatatgAAAGTGAAAAGTCAACTACAGTGGAAGAAAT tgaGGGCGAATCTATTATAGTGACTTCCAGAGCAAGAACATCACAAACAAATGATGCAGTAATATACTGTTGGATACCAACATCCTGCATAGCTGCTGTCTTTACCATTTACAATCTGGAACATGCTGCAATAATGACTGATGGTTTCCTTAAAACTTGTCAACAATACAGAGGATACTTAGTTCGg GAACTTCATGCCACTGGGGACCATGCTACAGCCATTCATTTTCGTCTAAGTTGTCAAGCTATTTTCGACTTTATGGACTATATACAGAAGGACGCACCAAACAGCCGAAGAGGAGATTTCATTAACACAGGTATTGCTTTGCAATTGGCTTTAATAACAACGTGGCTGGCTGTTATCTTATGGATAGTGGTAGCTGCATATACAGCTATAAGAGCATATAAAGAAAGAGATGTAATGACATGTTGTGGCAATTAA
- the LOC124538045 gene encoding alpha/beta-tubulin-N-acetyltransferase 9, with product MKINSNTKIIGSKTILVPYREYHVPKYHNWMQSEELQKLTASQPLSLEEEYDMQKSWREDEDKCTFIILDKNVYETKNDEITSMIGDTNIFLTDKENSIGEIEIMIAEKSALGKKFGWESVIIMMLYGIKFINIKTFEAKISYSNVVSINMFKKLGFVEKSRSDIFEEITFQKIVTEDWVEWLDKQMRWDVENY from the exons atgaaaataaatagtaatacgAAAATAATTGGTAGTAAAACAATATTAGTTCCTTATCGAGAATATCATGTCCCAAA GTATCATAATTGGATGCAGTCAGAAGAATTACAGAAACTTACAGCTTCCCAACCTTTATCATTGGAAGAAGAATATGATATGCAAAAATCGTGGCGAGAAGATGAAGATA AGTGCACTTTTATCATTCTGGACAAGAATGTTTACGAGACAAAGAATGATGAAATAA CATCAATGATTggagatacaaatatatttttgaccgATAAAGAAAATTCCATTGGTGAAATAGAAATTATGATAGCAGAAAAATCTGCTCTAGGTAAAAAATTTGGATGGGAATCAGTTATCATTATGATGTTATatggaataaaatttattaatattaaaacctttGAAGCAAAGATATCTTATTCAAATGTTGTtagtattaatatgtttaaaaaattaggGTTTGTTGAAAAATCCAGAAGTGACATATTTGAAGAAATAACTTTTCAAAAGATTGTTACTGAAGACTGGGTAGAGTGGTTGGATAAACAAATGAGATGGGATGTAgaaaattattaa
- the LOC124535467 gene encoding protein canopy homolog 3, protein MFCRFLILISYFTIALSNTNVEVKNEEDLGVKYANRCEVCKILATELQSRLEETGKIHDVLEIGYSLDDVQPKKRTKYQKSELRLIESLEGVCEKILEYNIHKERQDSTRFAKGMSQTFKTLHGLVDKGVKVDLGIPLELWDKPSAEITHMKTQCESLLEENESEIEDWYWNLQGEIDLKHHLCTNHALKNIDNSCLFEDIKGDKGEKDEL, encoded by the coding sequence ATGTTTTGCCggtttttaatacttatatcatattttaccATTGCTTTAAGTAACACTAATGTTGAGGTTAAAAACGAAGAAGATTTAGGTGTTAAATATGCAAACCGGTGTGAAGTGTGCAAAATTTTAGCTACAGAATTGCAAAGTAGACTAGAAGAAACGGGTAAAATACATGATGTGCTTGAAATAGGATACTCTCTTGATGATGTACAACCTAAAAAAAGAACTAAGTATCAAAAATCTGAACTAAGGTTAATTGAATCATTAGAAGGTGTCTGTGAAAAAATTTTAGAgtacaatatacataaagaaaGACAGGACAGCACCAGATTTGCAAAAGGCATGAGTCAAACATTCAAAACATTGCATGGACTTGTCGACAAAGGTGTGAAAGTTGATTTAGGCATTCCACTTGAATTGTGGGACAAACCTTCCGCTGAAATCACTCATATGAAAACTCAGTGTGAAAGCCTTCTCGAAGAAAATGAGAGTGAAATAGAAGATTGGTATTGGAATTTACAAGGGGAAATTGATTTAAAGCACCACTTGTGCACAAACCATGCTTTGAAAAACATAGACAATTCTTGCTTATTTGAAGACATTAAAGGTGACAAAGGCGAAAAGGATGagctttaa